The sequence below is a genomic window from Sphingobacterium sp. ML3W.
TAGCATTTCTTAATTTGTATGATATTCAGATTTATAGGTCTTTTTTAAAGAACTTAATAATATCTTTTTTACTGAGCATTTTCGTGCTTTTTGTGGAGTACAATGCATTTTTATAGCTATGTATCAGCTGCAATTGGGGATTTCCCCATAGCATTTCGGAATAAAAGAGTGCTAGTCTGCTTGCTCCTAAGTCAACAAAAATGGTCGCATCCTTTTTTGTGTTGAATCCGTTTAAAATGATTTCATATAGATCTTCGAAGTCTTTTTGTGATTTAAGGTAAATTTCACCAAAGTCTATTTTATCGTTAATATCGTTCCTGAAAGTAATCTTAATTTGCTCGTCTTCTAATTCAGAAGCCTTGATTTCGTAAGCACTCCCTTTATTTATAATGCTGATCTCTTTTTTTACAAGGTCGACTTGTCTAATTTGAGAAAAAATGCTGGGTATGCCTATGAATAGAAAAAGAAGAAACATCAACAATTTTGCCATAAGTATGAAGTTACAAAATTTATCGTGAACGTATCCCTTAATCTACGATAAATAGCTCGGACATAATGTGGTCTGCCATTAGCTTTCCACTGTCGGTTAGTGTGATCTTGTTTTCTACTTGCTTTAATTGATTGTTATCGATGAATTCTGCAGCATTGTTCTGCAGTTGCTTTTTTACTTCTGCGCCAAACTTTTCTTCTACAGCGGTTAGATTAATGCCCCACATGGTTCGGAGTGAGGTCATCGTGTATTCATTAATACGGTCAAGTGATGAAAGTTCCTCGGTTTCCAAAGGAAGAGAATTTTGAGCAATATCCTGTATATATTTGGCATTGTTGGCGATATTCCATGAACGTGAGTGGCCATTAAAAGAATGTGCCGATGGACCAATTCCTAAATAGTGTTTCCCTTTCCAATAGTTCGTGTTATGTTTGGCATACATGCCGTTTTTAGCAAAATTGGAGATTTCATATTGTTCAAAATCGGACTCTGTTAGATGCGCAATAAGCATAAGCATTTGATCTGCCGCTTGATCGCTATCTATTGCTGCCGATTTACCTGTTTTGATCATATGATCAAGTGCAGTTTTCTTTTCTACGGTCATGGAGTAGGATGAAATATGTGGAATCTGGAAATCTACCAGCTTTTGCATATTCTTCTTCCATTTTTCATTGGTCAATAGTGGAAACCCGTAGATCAGATCGCAGGTGATATTTTCGAATCCAGCATCTTGAACCCGCATGATACATGATTCAGCCTCTTTTTGGTTGTGCGCCCTGTTCATCCATCTTAGATCTTCTTCAAAGAAGGATTGAATTCCGATACTGAAGCGGTTGATTTCAGTTTGACGAAGTTTCTCGACTTTCTCCCGGTTCAGGTCGTCGGGATTGGCTTCGAGTGTAATCTCTATATTGGAGTCAATCTCAAAGTGCTTGGATACTTTATCAATGAGTCTGGAGATATCCTCTGCTTCGAGTATAGAGGGTGTACCTCCACCAAAGTAGATGGACTGAATCTTTTTGTCTTCCAGATAATCGGCTCTAAGTTCAATTTCCTTGTATAACATGCTGAGCATTTCGTCTTTGTATTTCAGTGAGGTACTGAAATGGAAGTCGCAGTAATGACAGGCTTGCTTACAGAATGGAATGTGAAAATAGATCATGGGTAATTTGTTTTGATGACAAAGGTAAAGGAAAATCCATATTAAAATGGATTTATTCTGTTTCTTTGGTATACTGTTGGAGGTTTTTACTGACTCTTCTTTTTATCCGATCTCGTAGATTTCGGGGTGCAATAACTTCTATGTTTTCTCCAAATCCCAAAATTTCGCGCTCCAGTTCAAAGTTTAAGACGACATCAAGACGAACGAGAATACTACCATCGTTATTTTTATCAATGATCTGCTGGGAGTTATGTAAAGGTTTTGTTTCTACATATGGTGCATTGAAGCTGTCGATTTTTAAGATCACTTTTTGACCACGGTCTTTTTGACTTTTTGTTACCCCGATTGTATCTGCAAAATAGCGTTCGAAATCAATTCCGTCATAAGGTACGAACCCATTTTTTGCCATTTCATCAATATCTACTATACGATCAAGGGCAAGGATAAGTAATAATTTACCTTTTTTTGGTTTACAAACTAAGAACCACCGATTGCGGTATTCTTTTAAGAGATATGGATAATAAACATCCTGTGTTGGTCCAAGTGACTTAAAGGATTTGTAAGTGATGAGTAAAGGTATTTCTTCGAGGATGGCATGATGCAGGGTGCTGATCCAGTTTAAACCTTTCAATAGTTTATTACTTTCCATTTGCACGACAGGCTTTTGAGTTCCTTCCGACTTAATGAGACTATTTTCTAAACGTAAGATCATATCACTCATTTCGTCAAAATAAGAGAATCCATTAAGATGCTTTAGTAAGTCTACCGCTTCTTTCATCTTCTTCATATCTAAGGAGGTAATGGGCGAATTGCTGATGCTATATTGAGGGTCACTGTAGCTATAGAATTTCCTATCTGTAACAATGATAGGAGCGTTGTAACCAAGTTTATTGCTGCGCATAAGTTGGATATCGCCCTGTATTGTTCTTTTGCTGATACCATTATGGATACCCTCCAGCTCATAAAGTGCATTGGATACTTTTTCAATAAGATCTTCTAACGTCCATTTGCGATGACGTTGACATAGGCAACTGTCTATGGTTTTGTAGCGTATTAATGCAAGTTTATTGGTGGACATTTTGTTTTTGATGAAATGTTACGAATTTAAATGTACAAAATTCATTTTTACTGCGCAATGTATTTGCGCATGAAGTTTTTTATTAATGGTTTTTATTGGTTTTAACAAATTAATTCGTTTGATTTTCAGGTTAATGTGTTGTTTTTGTTTTGTTTTTTGAAAATATTTTTTACTACGCAGGAAGGTTGCGTGATGGGGTGCGCACATTTGTAATGTCGATCAAGACAAATAGTTCTTTGAGAAAGTAAGCGAATAGCTTTTTAAGATATATACCTGAAAGGGTGTATGACATAGTGCATGATTTTGAGGTCCTCGTCTCCTGTTTCTGTATAGCAGGGTAGTGTTGTTTCAGTCGAAAATAATATACTGACTTTAAAAAAATCACGATTGTCTCATGTTGGGGTCGTAGGTTCGAATCCTACTTCCGTCTCGAACGGAGTAACTCAGGGGTAGAGTACAACAAAAGGGTGGGTTCGAGTCCCACGCACATTTCAAAAATGTGTCCACCGGTTGGAGGAACGAAAGTTCCATAGTCAAGTTTAAACTTTCTGTAAAAAAGTTTCCACTTAATAAGCGCTTCGTCTCTCGTTTGGTCTTCTCGTTTTTTGAAAAAGGGGAGACAATTGAAAGGGGTCTTTGAAGTATAAATTAGGTGCTAAAGGCAACGATAGGGTTGAGGATAGTGGAATACTTAAAGCAATACACGAATGGGGTGTATTTTCTTTAGGGATAAGCTGTCATCATTTTATTTTTCTTTTAGCCGCTTTTACATTCCGATGCTATTTAATGAACAAGAATCGAGGCGTTTTTAAATAATAGGATCATTTATAGATGATAACATATCCGGATAAAGCACATCGTTTTGTGTTAGCGATGGATATTAGTAGAATAAAAAATAAAATAAGATATGAAAAGAGTAACCATAGATATCAATCAGTTGGGATTAGTTGTTAAAAACAATCGGTATACCCGTGTATTGCCTGCTGGAAAATACTGGCTAGGTTTTGGTGAAAAACTAACATTATATGATTTGTCGAAGCCTTTTCCAGTTAGCTTAGATGTCGATGTATTGATGCAGCTTGCAGGTTTTTCGGAGCATGTGGAATTGGTGGAGGTTACCGATAATGAGATCTGTCTGGTTTTTGTTAACAATAACTATAAGCAGGTACTAGCTGCTGGCAGACATGTCTTCTGGAAGGGTTTATTAACCTATTATTTCCAGAAGGAGGATATCACGGAGATAGAAATTGGATCAACTGTACACAAGCAGTTATTAGAGAAGCAGACGCTAGCTTACTATGTACGACAGTTTAAGTTAGAGCCATCGGAGAAGGGTTTACTATTTCTTGATGGAGCTTTTTCAAAGCTATTGGATGCAGGTACATATTACTGGTGGAAAAATGCGACATCCATCAGTATTTCAAAAGTGGATACACGATTGACAACAATGGATATTGCTGGTCAAGAGATCTTGACTAAAGATAAGGCGCAGATTCGGATTAATTTTTCGATACAGTACCATGTTGTGGATGTACTGAAAGCATTGCTTGAAAATAAAGACTTTGAGAAGCAGTTGTACATGCTGATGCAATTGGCCCTACGTTCTTACATAGGTCGAATGACTTTGGATGAGTTGATGGACAATAAGTCGGCTATCAATGCACATGTGCTAGAGGAGACTGCCTCGCAGGTTGAACTACTTGGGGTAAAGGTATTCCATGCCGGTGTTAAAGACATCATCTTGCCAGGAGATATCCGAGAGATAATGAATCAGGTACTGGTCGCGGAGAAAAAAGCTCAGGCCAATATCATCACGCGGCGTGAAGAAACTGCTTCTACAAGAAGCTTGTTGAATACAGCTAAATTGATGGAAGATAATGCGATGTTGTTTAAATTGAAAGAGATGGAATATGTGGAGAAGATTGCTGAAAAAATAAACAATATATCGGTTTCCGGTAATGGTCAGATTGTGGATCAGCTGAAGCAGCTGTTCGTGAAATAATACAGTTACTGCTTTTTTTTAGACTAAAGCGGTAGATATAAATAAAGAGGTGCTGTTCCTTGTTTAGGGAAAAAGAATAACCAATGTGAAAGATTGACCGGTCTGTAAACGATGGTTTAAACATATGCATTTGAGTACGATCACGATGGAAAATAAACGAATAAATGGCAATGATTTAATTGCTTTGGGATATGAAGAGAATTTTGCTTTAGGTGAAGCATTGAAAATTAATAAAAAGAGATTGGGGTTTACCCGAGAAGAGATGTTGTTGAAATTTGCGGAAGTATTGGCTGCTCCGGATAGCTATTTGGAGGATGAAATATTCAAACCGCTGGCGCAAGTACTTTTAAATGTTGATGAAGTGGCTAAAGCTACGATTTCTTTAAAGGCGGGGAAACAAGACTACAGCATTTACGGTGAGTCACAGATTGAAGAGGGTGCATTGCGCCAAATGGATCTAGCGATGAAACTTCCTGTTGCAGTTGCGGGAGCATTAATGCCCGATGCACATCAAGGATATGGTTTGCCGATTGGTGGGGTATTGGCGACTCATCATGCAGTCATTCCTTATGGCGTGGGTGTTGATATCGGTTGTCGAATGGCGTTGTCCATTTTTGATGTACCTGAGGAGCACCTGTATCTGCATCACGATTTTTATAAGAAAGTGATTATGGATAATACCAAATTTGGTGCTGGATATGGTTACTTGAAACATGAACGTGTTGACCACGCTGTCTTAGCTAATAAGACTTTTGAAGCGAATGATTTTATTCGTCAATTAAAGGATAAGGCTTGGACACAATTAGGTTCTTCTGGCGGGGGAAATCACTTCGTTGAATTCGGGGTCATGGAGTTTAACGAGGCAGATGCGGCCCTTGGTATTGAGAAAGGACGATATGTGGCTTTATTGACGCATTCGGGATCTAGAGGATTGGGAGCAACTATTGCCGATCATTATACTAAATTGGCTAAAAAGATTTGTTCTTTACCTTATGAGGCTCAAAATTTGGCTTATATGAGTTTAGATACAGCGGAAGGACAAGAGTATTGGTTAGCAATGAATCTTGCTGGTGATTATGCTTCGGCCTGTCATGAGGTCATACATGAGAAAATCAGTAGGGCTTTAGGAGCAGAGCGATTGGCGATGGTTGAAAATCATCATAATTTTGCATGGAAAGAATTATGGAAAGGAGAGGAGGTGATCGTGCATCGGAAAGGAGCAACTCCGGCAGCGATAGGGGTGCTGGGGATTATTCCTGGATCGATGGCTACTCCAGGTTTCTTAGTGCGAGGAAAAGGAAAAGAGGAGGCAATTCATTCGGCTTCTCATGGTGCTGGTCGCTTGATGAGTCGTACGAAAGCTATAAAAACCATAGCGCGTAAAGATTTGAAATCCATGTTGTCGGATAATGGTATAACGTTAATCGGGGCTGGTCTGGATGAGGCACCAATGGCTTATAAAAACATTCACGAGGTGATGGCTGCACAAGAAGATCTGGTGGATATTATCGCGAGTTTCTCTCCTAAGATTGTGCGGATGGCTGATGATGGAAGTCGGGAAGATTAACATTAAAACAAGAGACCGGTTTATTAACCGGCCTCTTGTTTTAATGTTATTTCTTTTCCCAGGTATTGTCGCTGGATTCGATATCTGCTAAGCGTAGTGATGGATCTATAATCACTTTTGCTGGTTTTTTTTCTAAATTGATCTGATACAATGGTTGTGTCCAGTTCCAGTCTTCTAGTGTGGTTCTTTTAATACCTTCGTATATCTTGAAGTTTTCTACAGGTTTTTCGCCTCTCATTTCACGTAAAGGGATATAGAAAAGTTCTTTTGTTCCGTCTTCATAGGTTACTAACAAATCGATAGGCATTGCGAAATCTGATTTGTTCTGTAACGTAATTTCTTTATCGGAAACTGTTTTGATCGCGTAATCAATCTTACGTGTTGTATTGATAAACAGGTTGAAGTACCATTTTAGATTGATGCCTGCTATATTTTCCGCAATTCTTTTGAAGTCATTTGGCGTTGGATGTTTAAATTTCCATTGTTTATAGAATTCTAAGAATGTTTTATCCAAATTGTCTTTTCCAATAATGTAGCCTAATTGTACTGCTAGCACCTGTCCTTTATTATACGCTTCATTGCTGTAGGCATAATTGGTATTGTAGTAATCTGCAAGCAGGCTGGCAGGTTCTTCTTTTCCTGATAAGGCAAGTTTGTAGTATGCACGATATGCATCGATCGAAGGGTTGGCTTCAATGGCGCCACGTTTTTCAAATAGATTTTGCATCGCAAGCTCTTCTACATAAGACGTGAAACCTTCGTCAAACCATTCGTCTACGGTCTCATTGATTCCGAATAACTGTTGGTACCAAGAGTGAGCAGCTTCGTGGAAAATGACACCGACTAGGCTTTTTAAATTACGACCACCTGTTACCAATGTTGCGGTTCCATATTCCATGCCGCCATCTCCGCCTTGGATAATGGTATAATTTGGCCACGGGTATGCTCCAAATGTGTTTGAATTAAAATCGAAAAATTCGGTCGCTAACCCCAAGGCTGTTTTCCAATTTGTTTTGACAGAATCGCTTTCTGGAATATACACAATATATACATGCACACCTTGGTTGCTCTTTGCGGAGTCAACAACAAATTTTGGATCTGCAGCCCAAACAAAGTCATGGATGTTTTTAGCAACATAGTGCCACTGGACTTTATTTTCTTTTGCTTTGATCCTTGGTTTTCCAACATAGCCTTTTACTTCTGTAGGGTTTTGTAAAACACCGGATGCTCCTAGAATATAATTTTTGTTGATATTGATGGTGATATCAAAGTTACCAAAAGGGGCGATAAATTCGCGACCTATATATTCATCTAAGTGCCATCCAAATTCATCAAAATGTGCCATTTTAGGATACCATTGCGCCATGGATAGGGCTACTCCTTCTTTAGAATTACGTCCCGACCTTCTGATCTGTTCAGGGACTTGGGCTTCCCAGTTCATATCAAATGTTGCGGTTTCGCCGTCTTCAATAGCATTGGGTAATGTTACTTCCAAAAGTGTACCATCAACTTTGAAGCTGGTATTGTTACCATTCATTGTTAATGATTTTATTTTTTGATAACCAATTTGTTTTGCTGTTAATGTTGCAATACGGCTCTGGTATTTTGGTTTATCTTTTGTCCCAAGATTGGTGGTCATTCTTTTATCTGGATCTGCGATATTGGCAAGCCTATTGTCCATCATCGATCCGGGTTGAAAGGCATTGAAATATAGGTGTAAATACACTTTTTTGAGTGATTGTCCTGAATTATTGCTGTATTTCAACTGCATGTTTCCGTTATATTGATATGTTTTTTCGTTCACATCAATATTCATTTTATAATCTACGGTCTGTTGCCAATAGCCTTTTCGTTGTGCTGTTGCTGTCTGGATGACGAACAGTCCTAAGATTAACGTGTAGAGGTATTTCAAATTCATGCTCCAAACTTACAAAAATGATTAGGAATATGTGGAACTGAAGGGAGTCCTGTTTTGTAATATTTGTTTGATAAAGAAGGGTTTTTTCTACTTTCGGGATGGTATCGAGATCAATTAGAGACAAAAAAACCTCCAGATCTGTTCTACTCCCTGGAGGTATCTAAGAATTTTATTATTGCTATTTTACGGTTTTACCTTTGTGGTCTTTCCAATTTTTCATGGAGCCGCTATAATTTTTAATCTTTTTTATCCCAGCTCGGTATAACAGCGATGTCGCTATTGTAGCACGATCTCCTGATTGACAGTATAAATAAAGTTCTTTATTTGGATCGATTTTATGTAGGTTTTCTGTTAATGTACCCACAAATAGATGTGTGGCATTTGGAATGTGCCCAGCTTTATATTCGCTATCATTGCGAACGTCTAAAATTTGTGCGTTTGGGTTATCTAAAGCGTTATTCATTTCTTCGAAATGAATAATTTCCTGTTTATCCAAAGGTATACCAAGTGTTGTTAATGAATCAGGTGTTATAAAACCAATTGCTTGATCAAGACCTATGCGCATCAGTTTTCGTGTCACCTCTTCTAATTGTTCTTTTGCAACAATGAGTATAAATGGTTGGTTATAATCTAATACCCAGCCAGCCCAATTGCTGAATGCTTTGTTATTTTGAATGTTAATGCTGTTTGGGATAAATCCTTTTGCAAAATCTAATTTATGGCGGGTATCTACTAATGCGACATGAGCGTTGTAATGTGCTCTAAATTCGTTCGCTTCTAATTCTTTGTATTGAGGTACTGCTGTTAATAATGGACGATTGATTTTGTTGAGTTTTTTCATCATCGCAAAATACTTTGGTGGTTCTGGTTGACCGTTTAATAGCTCTTCAACAAACCCTTCTTCATTATTGCCATACTGTAGTGCCCAGTTTCTTATTTTTTCATATCCAACTGTTGTACTTGGGACTGCGCCTAAAGCTTTTCCACATGCAGACCCTGCTCCATGAGCTGGCCATACTTGGACGTACTCGGGTAGGTTAGCAAATATTTTCAAAGACTCAAACATTTGATGTGCTCCAATTTCTTTTGTGCCAATTAGACCTGCCGCATTTTCTAATAGATCTGGACGGCCTACATCACCAACAAAGACAAAGTCGCCCGTGAATAACATGACGGGTTCGTTCGTTGCTGGAGTATCGGTTAATAGGAAGCTGATACTCTCGGGTGTATGGCCAGGCGTATGTAGGACCTTGAAAATAAGATTACCCAGTTTTATTTCATCCTGATGTTTTAAGCCGATATGATCAACAGCATATTGCCAATCTGGTCCTCCTTCCTCAGAAAGATAAAGTTTAGCCCCTGTTAATGCGGCTAATTCTAATGATCCTGAAAGATAATCGGCATGAATATGGGTTTCAGCGATATGGGTTATTTTTAAGTTGTTTTTTTCTGCAAGTGCTATATATGTGTCTACATCTCTTTTAGGATCGATCACGATTGCTACTCCTTTGGCTTGACAGCCGATGAGGTAACTTGCATGTGCTAATGATGATTCGAAAATGTGTTGAAAAAACATAATTATTTCTTTATAAATTTATAAACTGACTGATTTCGGTACCTGCTATGGCAATACCTATTGCACCAAGAAAGTATCCGAATGCTATTTTTAATTTTTCGGGTTTTAACTTTGTTTTCAATTGGAATCCAATCATCAATCCCATCAGTGTGATTCCTGTAAAGATAATTAATATTGTCCAATTGATATGATCCAGATGTTGGAAATTGCTTAATAGGCCGAAGGAGGTATTGATAGCAATGATAAATAAGGAGGCTGCTGTTGCTTGTTTAATGGTAATCCTCAACAATAGTACTAAAGATGGCACGATGATAAAACCTCCGCCAGCACCAACTAATCCGGTTAATATTCCTGTGATAAATCCAAGAACAATCAAAATGATTGTGCTATAGGAAGGACTTTCAACATTATTATTATCATTTCTTTTTTTGATCATCGCAATGCTGAAGCAATAATGATCAATGAAAAGAGACTCATGATAATCTGATCTTTATGTATTGATACTTGGTCTATGAAGAAGCGGTCGGGTATACTCGGTAGGATATACTATATGTTACCTTCGATTTTTTATTTTAAGTCTCCATTGACTAGAGTAGACGGATATTATTTCTTTGTAATAGGATCTTCCCTTGATTTTCTAAAGATTTTAAGATGCGAGATACCACTACACGAGATGTATTAAGGTCAGTGGCAATGATCTGATGGGTGACATCAATGCTTTGCGATTGACTTATTGTTGCTTTTTCCTTCAAGTAATTCATGATGCGTACATCCATCTGTGAGAAAGCGATATTATCAACTGTTGTTAGCATTTCATTAAGTCGATTGGAATAGCTTTCTAAAATAAAGTTACGCCAAGATTTATACTTTCCCATCCAACCGTCTAGGTATTGGTTTGGGATCATAGCTACGGTAGTATCGACATCTGCAATCGCTCTTATTTCACTTTTTTTTGCACCGACGCAACAGGCAATGGACATGGCGCAAGTATCTCCTTTTTCTAAAAAGTATAATAACAATTCACCTTCATTTTTATCTTCGCGAATAATCTTGATTACGCCATCTAAAAGTAGGGGCATAAACTTAATATATTGACCAATGTCTATGATGACTTCGCCTGCCATGAATTTTTTGATGACTGCGACTTGTTCCATCTCAGTAACCAATTCTTTTTCGAAAATCCCAAAAAATTCTTGCTGAATTGTTATCATAAATTTTGATTTTAATGAGGTAATTTATTTCGTAAAAGGCCATAAATCCATGTTCCTATTAATGCAAATATAAGTACCACGCCCAAAGTCCAGTATCCTGCACCTAGCAGTGTAAACATGGGGCCAGGGCAGGCACCAGTCAAAGCCCAACCTAATCCGAAGATGGTACCACCAAGTAGATAACGTGTGATACTTTTATTTTTGTCTACGAATTGTATGGTTTGTCCTTCACTGTCTTTTACATTCTTTCTTTTAATGATCTGTACAATAATGATGGCAGTTGTTAATGCGGTACCTATAATTCCATACATATGGAAGGATCTAAACTGAAACATTTCGTAGATGCGATACCATGAAGCGGCCTCTGACTTATACATGATGATTCCAAAGAATATGCCGATTAATATGAATTTTAATTGTTTCATTTTGTAATTAGAAGATAAGTGGAAAAATAAAGTGGACCATAATGATTCCGCCGATAAAAAATCCGATAACAGCAATCAATGAAGGTAATTGAAAGTTGCTAAGTCCGGAGATGGCATGTCCTGATGAACATCCACCGGCATATCGTGTACCGAAGCCAATCAATAATCCGCCTATGCTTAAGAGTGAAAATTGGAAAAGTGAACCGTTATACTTGAAGAGACTGTCGGGCATATACCCTTTCAGGTTATCGATGATCCCTAAAGATTGAAGGTCGGCGATGCTCTTACTATTGATGTCAGGAGGATTTCCGTCGTTTAAATAGAAGTGTGCTATGAAACCACCGATTATAGTTCCTAATACTACCAACAGGTTCCAAATTTGAGATTTCCAGTCAAATCTAAAAAAAGCACTTGTTTTACCAGCTCCGGCTATCGAACACATCGTTCTCAGATTATTGGACATCCCAAAATCTTTACCTTGCTTAAGTAGTAAATACATAATAAGGGCAATTAGGGGCCCTGAGATATACCAAGGCCATGGTTTTTGAATAATTTCCAACATAATGATTAGTCTAATTTGAATACAAAGTAAAGCAACAAAAAAGAGAAAGATTGTAACTTTAGTTACAATCTTTCTCTTTTTTAATAGCATGTTACATATCGTAATATTCTGTTTTAATGTTTTTTAAGTATTGACAAAAACTTTTTAGGTCATCTTCAGATTCGAATAATTTGTTTCGCCACGCCCTAATATTAGCACCTGTTTTCAATTTGATAATAATCAGATTGCCGCCGGATCTTCTGAGGTTGCGTACATAATCGATATTGGCCAAGGGTATTGTTTTACTTGAAATGCTATCTTCCATTGTTAACTCATCGTTGCTTATCGTCCAAGTGGATGTTTTTTTTGAACATTTTACAGCGATGAAGAGTACTAGTGGTAATGAGAATAGGGATCCCATTATTTTTACAACTTCAGATATGGGAAGTCTTGAAACGATATAGACAAGAGCCAAAACAAATAACATCATGAGCAACATATATCTACCGCGGTGTAA
It includes:
- a CDS encoding DUF6691 family protein — its product is MKQLKFILIGIFFGIIMYKSEAASWYRIYEMFQFRSFHMYGIIGTALTTAIIIVQIIKRKNVKDSEGQTIQFVDKNKSITRYLLGGTIFGLGWALTGACPGPMFTLLGAGYWTLGVVLIFALIGTWIYGLLRNKLPH
- a CDS encoding YeeE/YedE family protein, whose translation is MYLLLKQGKDFGMSNNLRTMCSIAGAGKTSAFFRFDWKSQIWNLLVVLGTIIGGFIAHFYLNDGNPPDINSKSIADLQSLGIIDNLKGYMPDSLFKYNGSLFQFSLLSIGGLLIGFGTRYAGGCSSGHAISGLSNFQLPSLIAVIGFFIGGIIMVHFIFPLIF